One region of Streptococcus parasanguinis genomic DNA includes:
- a CDS encoding glycosyltransferase family 2 protein, which produces MKEAPKISVIIPVYNAELYLKRCIDSVLNQSFKSFEIIAIDDGSKDNSFKILNEYQQFSPNIRTLSRENKGAAYTRNEGIKLAKGEFIMFIDSDDYINPDYLQVFYDEISSGIDDAVIGGLQRVNQDGKQLFSIQLGKDKWSKYRSISPCARIYRKKFLVDHELSFPDIPLAEDLLFSLTVYTKSKNIRTIPYCGYNWFYNENSASNTLNKGFNPNLDIKNVLDKIAAIIPKDFSETKLIKFFIKKFTLYWLLDGGRHSTSAEFLRQYKEINDWIRINGMKSTLSVFDREIRDERFMVKLAIFTMNLIEKLGLLKLFAKLYCKG; this is translated from the coding sequence GTGAAAGAAGCGCCTAAGATTAGTGTCATTATTCCAGTATATAATGCAGAATTATATCTCAAAAGATGTATAGATTCCGTTTTGAATCAAAGTTTTAAATCATTTGAAATTATTGCAATTGATGATGGTTCAAAGGATAATTCGTTTAAAATATTGAATGAATACCAACAATTTTCTCCAAATATTAGAACTTTGAGTCGAGAAAATAAAGGTGCAGCCTATACTAGAAATGAAGGTATCAAGCTTGCAAAAGGTGAATTCATCATGTTTATCGATAGTGATGATTATATAAACCCAGATTACTTGCAGGTGTTTTATGATGAAATATCAAGTGGGATAGATGATGCAGTTATTGGTGGCCTTCAGAGAGTAAACCAAGATGGTAAACAACTATTTTCTATCCAATTGGGTAAAGATAAATGGTCGAAATATAGATCGATTTCACCATGTGCTCGCATCTATAGAAAAAAATTTTTAGTAGATCACGAACTTTCTTTTCCAGATATTCCGCTGGCTGAGGACTTGTTATTCAGCTTAACGGTATATACAAAATCTAAAAATATAAGAACTATCCCATATTGTGGATATAATTGGTTTTATAATGAGAATAGTGCCTCTAATACATTAAATAAAGGATTTAACCCAAATTTAGATATCAAGAATGTACTTGATAAAATTGCAGCGATTATCCCTAAAGATTTTTCTGAAACTAAATTAATTAAATTTTTTATAAAAAAATTTACTCTTTATTGGTTATTGGACGGTGGGAGACATTCTACAAGTGCAGAGTTTTTACGTCAATATAAAGAAATTAATGATTGGATCAGGATAAATGGAATGAAGTCCACTCTTTCTGTTTTTGATCGAGAAATTAGAGATGAGAGGTTTATGGTTAAACTAGCTATCTTTACAATGAACTTGATTGAAAAGCTCGGTTTATTAAAACTGTTTGCAAAACTGTATTGTAAAGGGTAG
- a CDS encoding glycosyltransferase family 2 protein yields the protein MVISVVVPCFNEEESIPLFYREMERVRMKMGEKFEYIFINDGSSDGTLSVLQKLHVTDSNVHYLSFSRNFGKEAALYAGLERASGEYVTVMDVDLQDPPELLIEMKQKLEEQPNLDCVGTRRVTRDGEPPIRSFFARMFYKLINHISQVEMVDGARDFRLMRRPMVDAILELSEYNRFSKGIFAWVGFETEYLEYKNVERVAGETSWNFWSLFKYSIEGIVNFSDAPLNIAFIGGLLSWILAFIMVILIVIRTLVFGDPTSGWPSLMTVILFLGGFQLLTIGILGKYIGKIFMETKKRPIYVIKEKSK from the coding sequence ATGGTTATATCAGTTGTAGTCCCATGTTTTAACGAAGAAGAATCGATTCCATTGTTTTATCGAGAAATGGAACGTGTTCGGATGAAGATGGGAGAAAAGTTTGAATATATTTTTATAAATGATGGCTCTTCAGATGGTACGCTATCTGTTCTTCAAAAGCTACATGTTACAGATTCAAATGTGCACTACCTTTCTTTTTCTCGAAATTTTGGGAAAGAGGCGGCGCTGTACGCTGGACTTGAGCGTGCTAGTGGTGAATACGTGACCGTCATGGATGTAGATCTGCAGGACCCTCCTGAGTTATTGATCGAAATGAAGCAGAAGTTGGAGGAACAGCCGAATTTAGACTGTGTCGGAACGAGACGCGTAACCCGGGATGGGGAACCACCGATCCGCTCTTTCTTTGCACGGATGTTTTATAAATTGATCAATCATATTAGCCAAGTGGAAATGGTTGACGGGGCGCGTGATTTTCGTTTGATGCGTCGTCCTATGGTCGATGCGATTCTTGAGCTCTCGGAGTACAATCGTTTCTCAAAAGGAATTTTTGCTTGGGTAGGATTTGAGACAGAATACCTCGAATATAAAAATGTAGAGCGCGTGGCAGGAGAGACGTCTTGGAATTTTTGGTCCCTCTTTAAGTATTCGATTGAAGGGATTGTCAATTTTTCGGATGCCCCATTAAACATTGCCTTTATTGGTGGACTTTTATCTTGGATCTTGGCCTTTATCATGGTGATTCTGATTGTGATCCGTACCTTAGTCTTTGGGGATCCTACTTCAGGTTGGCCATCCCTTATGACAGTGATTCTTTTCCTAGGAGGGTTCCAATTACTAACCATTGGGATTTTAGGGAAATATATCGGTAAGATATTCATGGAAACCAAGAAACGTCCAATCTATGTCATCAAAGAGAAAAGTAAGTAA
- the rfbD gene encoding dTDP-4-dehydrorhamnose reductase, with protein sequence MILITGANGQLGTELRHLLDERNEEYVAVDVAEMDITNAEKVDEVFAEVKPTLVYHCAAYTAVDAAEDEGKELDYAINVTGTENVAKASEKHGATLVYISTDYVFDGNKPVGQEWEVDDQPDPQTEYGRTKRMGEELVEKHVSNFYIIRTAWVFGNYGKNFVFTMQNLAKTHKTLTVVNDQHGRPTWTRTLAEFMTYLAENRKEYGYYHLSNDAKEDTTWYDFAVEILKDTDVEVKPVDSSQFPAKAKRPLNSTMSLAKAKATGFVIPSWKDALKEFYKQEVK encoded by the coding sequence ATGATTTTAATTACAGGAGCAAATGGGCAGCTTGGAACAGAACTTCGCCATTTGTTAGATGAACGAAATGAAGAATATGTAGCTGTTGATGTGGCTGAGATGGACATTACAAATGCAGAGAAAGTTGATGAGGTTTTTGCGGAAGTGAAGCCAACTCTAGTCTACCACTGTGCTGCCTATACAGCCGTTGATGCTGCTGAAGATGAAGGGAAAGAGTTGGACTACGCCATCAACGTGACTGGTACGGAAAATGTAGCGAAGGCGTCTGAAAAGCATGGAGCGACCTTAGTCTATATCTCAACGGACTACGTGTTTGATGGGAATAAGCCAGTGGGCCAAGAATGGGAAGTAGACGATCAACCAGATCCCCAAACAGAGTACGGTCGTACCAAGCGCATGGGAGAAGAATTGGTTGAGAAGCATGTTTCGAACTTCTATATCATCCGTACAGCTTGGGTATTTGGAAATTATGGTAAAAACTTTGTCTTCACGATGCAAAACCTAGCCAAGACTCACAAGACTTTGACAGTTGTTAATGACCAACATGGTCGTCCAACCTGGACACGTACTTTAGCAGAATTTATGACCTATCTAGCTGAAAATCGTAAAGAATATGGTTACTATCACTTGTCAAATGATGCAAAAGAAGATACAACTTGGTATGACTTTGCGGTTGAGATCCTCAAAGATACGGATGTAGAAGTGAAGCCAGTGGATTCTAGCCAATTTCCAGCTAAGGCAAAACGTCCACTGAACTCAACGATGAGCTTGGCTAAGGCTAAGGCCACAGGATTCGTCATTCCGTCATGGAAGGATGCTCTAAAAGAGTTCTATAAACAAGAAGTGAAATAA
- the cps2T gene encoding beta 1-4 rhamnosyltransferase Cps2T, which yields MQHVFIIGSRGLPAQYGGFETFVDQLVSHRVSSEIQYHVACLSNDQAYHHFDYKGVDCFTIKAPKLGPARVIAYDMMAISYALKVIEKQGIEKPIFYVLGNTIGAFVAPFARKIHKMGGQFYINPDGLEWKRAKWAKPIQAYLKYSEKIMTRHADLVISDNPGIESYIKEAYPWSKTTYIAYGTDLSPTSLSSQDNKVREFYHKWQTQEKNYYLILGRFVPENNYETAIREFMASSTKRDLVIICNQEGNPYFEELRDCTEFDQDPRVKFVGTVYDQDLLKYIRKEAFAYIHGHEVGGTNPGLLEALAHTDLNLVLGVSFNQTVAKDTAHYWTKETGNLAHLIDQVDPLEDVSEWGQRAKANMKQNFTWEKIVGEYEELFLS from the coding sequence ATGCAACATGTTTTTATTATCGGAAGTCGTGGGCTTCCGGCTCAATATGGCGGTTTTGAGACTTTTGTGGACCAATTGGTCTCCCATCGAGTGTCTTCGGAAATCCAGTACCATGTTGCTTGCCTTTCTAATGATCAAGCTTATCATCATTTTGACTATAAGGGTGTCGATTGTTTTACGATTAAAGCACCCAAGCTTGGGCCTGCACGGGTCATTGCCTATGATATGATGGCCATCAGCTATGCCCTGAAGGTCATCGAGAAGCAAGGAATTGAAAAGCCGATTTTTTATGTTTTGGGCAATACCATTGGTGCTTTCGTAGCACCTTTTGCGCGCAAGATCCATAAAATGGGTGGCCAATTTTATATCAATCCAGATGGACTGGAGTGGAAGCGGGCCAAGTGGGCCAAACCGATCCAAGCCTATCTCAAGTATTCTGAAAAAATCATGACGCGCCATGCTGACTTGGTGATTTCTGACAACCCGGGTATTGAGTCTTATATCAAGGAAGCCTATCCTTGGTCCAAGACGACCTATATTGCCTATGGGACGGACTTGTCTCCAACCAGCCTAAGTAGTCAGGATAATAAGGTCCGAGAATTCTATCACAAGTGGCAGACTCAGGAGAAAAACTATTACCTAATTTTGGGCCGTTTTGTCCCAGAAAATAATTACGAGACCGCCATTCGTGAATTTATGGCCTCTTCCACCAAAAGGGATTTGGTGATCATTTGTAACCAGGAAGGCAATCCTTATTTTGAGGAGCTCCGAGATTGTACTGAATTTGATCAGGATCCACGCGTCAAGTTTGTAGGAACGGTCTATGACCAAGACCTGTTGAAGTATATCCGTAAAGAAGCCTTTGCCTATATCCATGGTCATGAAGTGGGCGGAACCAATCCGGGTCTCTTAGAGGCTCTTGCTCACACGGATCTGAATTTAGTTTTAGGAGTCTCCTTTAACCAAACGGTTGCCAAGGACACAGCTCACTATTGGACTAAAGAAACTGGAAATTTGGCGCATTTGATTGATCAGGTCGATCCTTTAGAAGATGTATCTGAATGGGGTCAACGTGCCAAGGCCAATATGAAGCAAAACTTTACCTGGGAAAAAATTGTAGGTGAGTACGAGGAATTATTCTTATCATGA
- a CDS encoding glycosyltransferase family 2 protein: MKVNILLSTYNGEQYLKEQVKSIQDQTYQDWKLLIRDDGSTDGTVKIIQELVAQDERIRFINQGAIENLGVIKSFHALLKYEKADLYCFSDQDDVWLPEKITLQVAEAEKHPQEVPLLVYTDLKVVDENLHVQHESMIRTQSDHANTELIQELTENTVTGGVAMINHDLAELWTGQEKHALLMHDWYLALLATAFGKLIYIDQPTELYRQHSSNVLGARTLRKRVKNWVRPHILFAKYWNLIESSQEQAKNLLDLPVSPQNKEIIENFVTIMDVPLRERLRRIRQYGYRKNRAFHTFVFTSLILTKFAYRGKK; this comes from the coding sequence ATGAAAGTAAATATCTTGTTGTCCACCTATAATGGTGAACAGTATCTAAAAGAGCAGGTCAAAAGTATCCAAGACCAGACTTATCAAGACTGGAAACTCTTGATCCGAGATGATGGGTCGACAGATGGTACGGTGAAGATTATTCAAGAGTTGGTGGCCCAGGATGAGCGCATTCGTTTTATCAATCAAGGAGCTATCGAAAATCTCGGTGTTATCAAGAGCTTCCATGCCCTCTTGAAATATGAAAAAGCAGATCTTTATTGCTTCAGTGACCAAGATGATGTTTGGCTTCCTGAAAAAATTACTCTTCAAGTAGCAGAAGCCGAGAAGCATCCTCAAGAAGTACCTTTGCTGGTCTACACAGATTTAAAAGTGGTCGATGAAAACTTGCACGTGCAGCATGAAAGTATGATTCGCACCCAGTCTGATCATGCCAATACAGAACTGATTCAAGAGCTGACGGAAAATACGGTAACTGGTGGGGTAGCCATGATTAACCATGACCTGGCGGAATTGTGGACAGGTCAAGAAAAGCATGCACTCCTTATGCATGATTGGTATTTGGCCTTACTAGCAACTGCCTTTGGAAAGCTCATCTATATCGATCAGCCGACAGAGTTGTACCGTCAGCACAGTAGCAATGTTCTGGGGGCTCGTACCCTTAGAAAACGGGTTAAAAACTGGGTTCGCCCTCATATTCTTTTTGCTAAATATTGGAATCTCATCGAGTCCAGTCAAGAACAAGCAAAAAATTTATTGGATCTGCCTGTCAGTCCCCAAAATAAAGAAATTATTGAAAACTTTGTGACCATCATGGACGTTCCGCTAAGAGAACGTTTGAGAAGGATTCGTCAGTATGGTTATCGTAAGAACCGAGCTTTTCACACCTTTGTGTTTACTAGCTTGATTCTGACAAAGTTTGCATATCGAGGTAAAAAATAA
- a CDS encoding ABC transporter permease — protein sequence MFDVFSQKNRILLRELIKTDFKLRYQGSAIGYLWSILKPLMTFTIMYIVFIRFLRLGGDVPHFPVALLLANVIWGFFSEATSMGMVSIVSRGDLLRKLNFSKHIIVLSAISGAAINFVINLVVVLIFSFFNGVTFSWTALMVIPLFFELFLMATGCALILATFFVRFRDLGQVWEVLLQAGLYATPIIYPITFIADRNPWAAKLVMMNPLAQIIQDMRYFLIDKANTPVWLLVENKFLVLIPYVLPILIFVAGYAYFNKHAKKFAEIL from the coding sequence ATGTTTGACGTTTTTAGTCAGAAAAATCGAATTTTATTAAGAGAATTAATCAAAACAGACTTTAAATTACGTTACCAAGGATCAGCAATCGGTTATCTTTGGTCGATTTTAAAGCCCCTGATGACCTTTACGATCATGTATATTGTCTTCATCCGATTCTTACGCTTGGGTGGAGATGTGCCCCATTTCCCAGTTGCCCTCTTGTTGGCCAATGTAATCTGGGGCTTTTTCTCAGAAGCAACATCTATGGGGATGGTGTCTATTGTTAGTCGAGGCGACTTGTTGCGAAAATTGAACTTCTCCAAACACATCATTGTCTTGTCTGCGATTTCAGGAGCAGCGATTAACTTTGTCATTAACCTGGTTGTTGTCTTGATTTTTTCATTCTTTAATGGGGTGACATTCTCTTGGACAGCTTTGATGGTGATTCCGCTATTCTTTGAGTTGTTCTTGATGGCGACAGGATGTGCATTGATCTTAGCGACATTTTTTGTCCGTTTCCGTGACCTAGGTCAAGTCTGGGAAGTACTCCTGCAAGCCGGCCTGTATGCGACGCCAATTATCTATCCAATTACCTTTATTGCAGACCGCAATCCCTGGGCTGCTAAGTTGGTCATGATGAATCCTTTGGCCCAAATTATTCAAGACATGCGATACTTCTTGATTGATAAGGCCAACACCCCTGTCTGGCTTTTGGTGGAAAATAAGTTCTTGGTTTTGATTCCTTATGTTTTACCAATTCTTATTTTTGTCGCTGGCTATGCTTACTTTAACAAACATGCTAAGAAATTTGCGGAGATTCTCTAA
- a CDS encoding ABC transporter ATP-binding protein — protein sequence MTDKQIAVKVDHVSKYFKLPTEATNSLRTALVNRFKGIKGYKEQHVLKDISFEVEKGDFFGILGRNGSGKSTLLKIISEIYVPEKGTVTIDGKLVSFIELGVGFNPELTGRENVYMNGAMLGFSTAEIDAMYDDIVDFAELHEFMNQKLKNYSSGMQVRLAFSVAIKAQGDILILDEVLAVGDEAFQRKCNDYFQERKKSGKTTILVTHDMGAVKKYCNKAVLIENGLVKALGSPENVANQYSFDNTAPLQQGGEANGAGNSNQEEKVLVENFQLQLLSSNKLRPQDPIQFQIDFDVREDIRTYIALSLTDIDRNIWIYNDNSMNQLMSGAGHKTVHYTCSLPTVNDLKMKLEVTVRDEEGQMLAFSDATQTPLIFINRDDIALDDKSAMDSASGLIQRNGTWSMTD from the coding sequence ATGACAGATAAACAAATTGCAGTAAAAGTAGACCATGTCAGCAAGTACTTTAAGTTGCCAACAGAGGCAACCAACAGTCTTCGAACTGCCCTGGTCAATCGCTTCAAAGGCATTAAAGGCTACAAAGAACAACATGTGCTTAAGGATATTTCTTTTGAAGTAGAAAAAGGTGATTTTTTCGGGATCCTCGGAAGAAATGGTTCTGGAAAATCGACTCTCTTGAAAATTATTTCTGAAATCTATGTGCCGGAAAAAGGTACCGTCACCATCGATGGGAAATTGGTGTCCTTTATCGAGCTTGGAGTGGGCTTTAACCCAGAGCTGACTGGTCGTGAAAATGTCTATATGAACGGGGCTATGCTGGGCTTCTCGACAGCTGAAATTGATGCCATGTATGATGATATCGTAGACTTTGCTGAGTTGCATGAATTCATGAACCAAAAGCTCAAGAACTACTCATCAGGCATGCAGGTTCGTCTAGCCTTTTCGGTTGCCATTAAGGCCCAAGGGGATATCTTGATTTTGGATGAGGTCCTAGCAGTAGGAGATGAGGCCTTCCAGCGCAAGTGTAACGATTACTTCCAAGAACGCAAGAAATCAGGGAAAACCACGATCCTGGTTACCCATGATATGGGAGCTGTCAAGAAATATTGTAACAAGGCTGTTTTGATTGAAAATGGATTGGTGAAGGCTTTAGGGAGTCCAGAAAATGTTGCCAATCAGTACAGTTTTGATAATACAGCTCCTTTGCAACAGGGAGGAGAAGCTAATGGAGCAGGCAATTCCAACCAGGAAGAAAAAGTCTTGGTTGAAAATTTTCAGCTTCAGTTGTTAAGCTCAAACAAATTACGTCCTCAAGATCCTATTCAGTTCCAGATTGATTTTGATGTTCGTGAAGATATCAGGACCTATATCGCTCTGTCTTTAACGGATATTGATCGGAACATTTGGATCTACAATGATAATTCTATGAATCAACTGATGAGTGGAGCTGGACATAAAACAGTTCATTATACTTGTTCACTGCCAACTGTAAATGACTTAAAAATGAAATTGGAAGTGACAGTAAGGGATGAGGAAGGGCAGATGTTGGCCTTTTCAGATGCCACCCAGACTCCACTGATCTTTATCAATCGAGATGATATCGCTTTGGATGATAAATCAGCAATGGATTCGGCAAGTGGCTTAATCCAACGCAATGGAACATGGTCAATGACTGACTAG
- a CDS encoding glycosyltransferase — MKTTPFVSIICTVFNKEPWLKKTIDSFLAQQTEFDYEIILVDDASSDGSRSIIHDYQANYPDLIRAFYQDENQGISKTWVSICKEARGKYIARCDGDDFWLDPLKLQKQVDLLESEPDCKWSNTDFDIYDEQGTLVSKAGFANHTIPLADTYEKMLATRGFTMASTWLVDRDLMLEVNQELDLTTSDDTFNLQLELFQRTSLAYLDEATVAYTINQGSDSRPTDFRKLERRFHKLLKTQLDYLDKYPNADYKEMTKILLDRNNTYEIRLSKPMDSLSHIGMESVTIYFGYEENTYSEDRTMTKLLQKEDSLAIEIPKGTSVIRVDLSESPSYYSDVELRDSNGKVCSPVYSNGIVTDNLFLFSEPDPQLIYEVEEEGVYQLSYKMISIDNPSAPDYIGKVFAAEMLDCQNSLKNLEAELQATKEAYNTVIHSRRWTIPTKILKFFRIRK, encoded by the coding sequence ATGAAAACGACGCCTTTTGTTTCGATTATTTGTACGGTTTTTAATAAAGAGCCCTGGCTAAAGAAGACGATTGATAGCTTCTTAGCCCAACAAACAGAGTTTGATTATGAGATTATCTTGGTGGATGATGCTTCAAGCGATGGATCTCGTTCTATCATTCATGATTATCAAGCCAACTACCCTGATCTGATTCGTGCCTTTTATCAGGATGAGAATCAGGGAATTTCTAAAACCTGGGTCTCTATCTGTAAAGAAGCACGTGGAAAGTATATTGCCCGCTGTGATGGAGATGATTTTTGGTTAGACCCTTTAAAACTTCAGAAACAGGTTGACTTATTAGAAAGTGAACCTGATTGCAAATGGTCCAATACAGATTTTGATATTTATGATGAACAAGGAACCCTCGTTTCTAAGGCCGGCTTTGCTAATCATACGATTCCATTAGCAGATACCTATGAAAAGATGCTTGCAACAAGAGGGTTTACCATGGCCTCTACATGGCTAGTTGATAGAGATCTGATGTTAGAAGTAAATCAAGAGTTAGACTTAACAACATCAGATGATACTTTCAACCTCCAATTGGAACTCTTTCAACGGACTTCTTTAGCCTATCTGGATGAAGCGACAGTTGCTTATACCATTAATCAAGGATCGGATTCTCGTCCAACTGATTTCAGAAAACTAGAACGCCGATTTCATAAGTTGTTGAAAACACAACTTGACTATCTTGATAAATATCCAAATGCCGATTATAAAGAGATGACGAAGATCCTTTTAGATCGTAATAATACTTATGAGATTCGTCTTTCCAAACCAATGGATTCTCTTTCACACATCGGAATGGAGTCTGTTACAATTTATTTTGGTTACGAAGAAAATACTTATTCGGAAGATCGTACCATGACCAAACTTCTTCAAAAAGAAGATAGTCTGGCAATCGAAATTCCGAAGGGAACTTCTGTTATCCGAGTTGATCTGTCTGAAAGTCCAAGTTATTACTCTGATGTTGAATTGAGAGATTCTAACGGAAAGGTTTGCTCGCCAGTTTATAGTAATGGTATCGTTACAGATAATTTGTTTCTTTTTAGTGAACCAGATCCTCAATTGATTTATGAAGTTGAAGAAGAAGGTGTGTATCAACTGAGCTATAAAATGATTTCTATAGATAATCCCTCTGCACCGGATTATATTGGAAAAGTTTTTGCTGCCGAAATGTTAGATTGTCAAAATAGTTTGAAAAATCTTGAGGCAGAGTTACAAGCTACGAAAGAAGCATATAATACAGTCATCCATTCTCGCCGTTGGACCATTCCAACAAAGATCTTGAAATTCTTTAGAATAAGGAAATAA